Within Elizabethkingia sp. JS20170427COW, the genomic segment CTGTACCACCTCCACGGCCGTTAGACATATAAGCTACTGTACTTAATGTTGATTTTTCAGAGATTTTATAATCCCAGTTCAACATCATTACAGGCTTTGCGTAGTAGTTTGCTCTATCTGCAATGGCAACTCTTGTACCATCTGCTAATGTGCGATATCCCCAATCTGAATTGTATTCTCTGTACGGAGTACCATCATTATCTGGGTTGTATTTGATATAGTTTGCAATAGTGTTAGAATAGTTTCTTTGATTATGCCACTGCGGAGCAGAAGTAATCATAAACTGAATATTATGCTTTTTGTTAGGTTGATATCCTAAAGCAAAGAAATAAGCATAGGATTCATAATCGGTATTTTCTACCCATGTAGAACCTGCCTGTCTGCTCATTAAGAATGAAGAAGACCATCCACTTTGAGATTTACCAGTATTGTAAGCAAATGATGTTTTTAAATAATCATTATTACCTACTCCTAGTCTGATTACCCCTCCTTGTTTCATATCTGAAGCACGAGTAATAAAGTTGATTGTACCCCCAACCGAAGCAATTGCTAATTTAGAAGATCCTAAACCTCTTTGTACTTGCATAGTGCTGGTTACGTCTTGAAGCCCTGTCCAGTTAGAGAAGTAAACAGTACCACCTTCCATATCGTTAACCGGCATACCATTTACCATTACAGCAATGTTTCTAGACTCGAAACCACGAATACTAATTTGTGAATCTCCGAATCCTCCACCTCCTTGTGTTGCATAAACCGAAGGAGTGGTGTTTAAGATTTCTGGAAGCTCTTGGTTTCCTAATCTTTCGGAAATTTGTGTGGCTTTTACTGTAGATACCGCTACTGGAGTTTTTCTATCCTTTGCAATATCCGTTACACCTTTCAAGATTACTTCTTCAATCTCTTTTGAGTTTTTTACAGAATCTTGAACTTGTTGACCGTAATAAACGCTAGCTGTAGATAAGGTAATAACAGCCGCAAGCATGGGTCTTCTAAAATTAATCTTCATATTTTGATTTACTTTACTTTACTTTACTTAATGGCAAATAATTGCGCGACAAAGTTCGGCATTTTATTTTTAACTTACATTAACAAGATGTTAAAATTTTACAGCTTTTAAACTTAAATCAATATTTTTTACCGAATGGGTAAGCGCTCCCGCGGAAATATAATCTACTCCGGTGGCTGCTATTTCTTTTAATCGATCTCTTGTAACGCCTCCTGAAGCTTCCGTTTCGCATCTTCTGTTAATAATCGCAACCGCTTCAGCCATGGTTTCGTTATCCATATTATCCAGCATAATCCTATCTACACCCGGGGTATTTACAGCTTCTTTTACTTCTTCCAAGGTTCTGGTTTCTACTTCTATTTTTAACGGAAGATTTTTTTCTTCTAAATATTCCTTTGCCATTTTTACTGCTTGGGTAATGCTTCCGTTATAATCTATATGATTGTCTTTCAGCATAACCATATCATATAAGCCAAATCTATGGTTAGTTCCCCCTCCAATTGCTACGGCCCATTTTTCACAAATACGGAAGTTAGGAGTAGTCTTGCGAGTATCTAAAAGTTTGGTTTTTGTCCCAACCAATCTCTGATCCCATTCATGTGTCATGGTAGCAATTCCACTCATTCTCTGCATACAGTTGAGCACCAATCTCTCTGTTGATAGTATAGATCTAGCAGAGCCACTTACATAAAGGGCTATATCTCCAACTTTGGCTTGTTCTCCATCTTTTATCTTAATTTCTACCTTCAAATTAGGGTCGAAATAATGAAAGATATATTCAGCCAATTCTACCCCTGCCAAAATACAATCTTCTTTTACTAGAAGTTTTGCAGATTGTTGTAAACCCTCAGGAATAGTTGATAATGTAGAGTGATCACCTGCTTGTAAATCCTCTGTTAATGCATTCTTGATGAATTCATCCAGAATAGTATCTGTAATATATTGTGGTCTTACCATTAGACTATTTTTATTTTTTATGCTTATAATTTCTATTAAAATTTTAAGATTTTGCCTTTGTTGTTATTTATTGAATAATATTTATCAAATCGTTATCTTTTTTACTTATTTAATATTCAATTACTCGCTACAATTGCTTTACTTTTTGTTTATTTTAAATCTTTGTTAAAAAAAGCTCCTTTATTCTCCTTCATAGCTATTGATTGAGTAATGATTAACTCTGCAACACTTACCAAATTTCTCAGTTCTGAAAGTTGAGGAGAAATAATAGAGTAATTATATAACTCGGTAACCACTTCCTGAATTTCGTGATGTTTTTTTAATGCGAGTTGTAATCTAGAATTGCTTCTTACAATTCCTACCAAATCGCTCATCATCTCTTGAAGTTGTTTTCGCAAGTAGCTCACCAGTACCATTTCATCCATAATCGTCATTCCTTCATCATTCCATTCAGGAACCGATTTTAAGTTTTCAAAGTTGAATTGATTTTCTTTTAAGAGCTCTACAGTTTTCATTGCAGCTTCATGACCATAAACTAGACCTTCTAGTAAAGAGTTAGAGGCTAGTCGGTTAGCACCATGTAATCCTGAGTTGGTACATTCTCCTACTGCAAATAGATTATGAATGGAAGTTTGCCCATTCATATCCACTTCTATCCCTCCACAAAGGTAGTGCGCTGCAGGAACAACTGGTATCAATTGTTGAAAAGGGTCTATCCCTTCTTTCAAACATTTTTCATAGATATTAGGGAAATGCTCTTTGAATTTTTGTTGATCCATAGCTCTACAATCTAGCCCAACATAATCATCTCCTAAAATTTTCATCTCATTATCGATAGCTCTGGCCACAATATCACGAGATGCCAATTCCTCCCTTTCATCATATTTATGCATAAAGGCCTGATCTTTTTTGGTTCTTAATTTGGCCCCATCTCCACGTACCGCTTCGGAAATCAAAAATAGCATTCCATCATGTTTGCTGTACAACACCGTTGGATGAAACTGAATATACTGCATATTGGAAACCTTACCTTTGGCACGCGCAACAAAAGCTATCCCATCCCCTGTCGCAATAATAGGATTAGATGTATTTTTATATACATGTCCAGCCCCTCCTGTAGCAACTAAAGTAATCTTGGCGGTAATTTTCTTGATTTCCTTATTTACCTCATCTAAAATATAAGCTCCATAACATTCGATTTCCTCTTCGTTATGCGCTTTATCGAGATGGTGTTGGGTAATTAAATCTATCACGTAATGATAAGGCAATATCTCAATATTAGGATTCTGACTTACCGTTTCCAAAAGAGCTCTCTCTATTTCCCAACCTGTAATGTCTTTGTGATGTACAATTCTGTTTTCGGTATGTCCTCCTTCTCGCCCTAGGGCAAAGTTTCCGTCTTTTTGATCGAAATTTGCACCCCATTCTACAATTTCCTTAAACCTTTCGGGGGCTTTTTCCACCACTAATTTCACCACCTCAGGGTCGTTAACGCCATCTCCTGCTCGTATTGTATCTTCGATATGTTTTGTAAAGTTATCTTGCTCAAAATCAGTTACTACCGCCATGCCCCCTTGGGCATATTTGGTATTGGATTCCTCTTGATCTGCTTTGGTAACAATGGTGATTTTAGTATCGGGAAGTTGTTCAGCAATTTTTATCGCATAAGATAATCCGGAAATCCCGGAACCAATTACCAAAACATCTGTTTTTATCATGGTATTAATATTTTAAATAAAACTTTTCCGTGGAACGCCTTACTTTTTGTAAGTGTTGAAATTCGTCATCTTTAGAACGATATCCTAAAGTAAGAAGAACTGTTGCTGTAAGATTTTGCTCTGGAAGATTAAGGAGTTGGTCTAACATTTCTTTTCTAAATCCTTCCATAGGGCAAGAATCCACTTCCTCTAAAGCACAAGCAAACAACAGATTTCCTAAAGCTATATAGGCTTGTTTTTCTGCCCATGTTTGTTTTTTTTCTTTACTCATCTGCTCGATAAATCCATCAATAGACTTTCGGAAAGGTCCCAACTGATCCAAATTCATATTTCTGCATTCGCAAATACTTTGGAAATATCCATCCACATACTCGTCGTTTAATTGAGTTTCGGTAGCCAAAACAATAACATGTGAGCAAGTGGAAATTTGGTTAGGATTATAAAATGAAGGGATAATTTTAGCAAGAACTTCGTCGGACTCTATTAATATAATCTTATAAGGCTGCAACCCTAAAGAACTTGCACTAAGCCGTGCTGATTCTAAGATATTCTCTATGGTTTTGTCTGCTATTTTTTTGCCGTTAAACTTTTTTACAGAATAACGCCAACGTAATGCCTCTAAGTAATCCATCTTACTTTTGATTTTCTGTTATGCAAAGGTAAAGTATTTTTGGAAAACTATGCAGGTGCTTTAAAATCCAGTATTAAAAGATCATACTGTATCTTTTTATTTTTGATAATACCAAAGTCCTAATGCCGCAATAAAAAAAGTTAATAACAATATTATAAATCCTGAAAAAAAACAATAGTAAATTACTGCTAATAAAAATCTAAAAAATAATATTTTGGGAGATTTAAACTCAAAAAACTGAAAGACAGTCCAAATACTTATGGCTAAACAAATAAGGACATAAATCCAATAAATAGAAATCCCAAAAACAGACTGGAATACTAAAATAACAAAATATATAGCCAATAGTTGCCCAGCAGAAAAACAACTATATACCAGCCATTCTGCATAATTAACTTTATACTTTTTAAAACCTAAATAAAGTCCTAAAGCTGCAATAGGTACTAGAGATAAGATTACAAAAGGAAAGTGTTCCGTCATCCAATCTGCTATATAATTCAAATAAGAAATTAAGCCCTCTTTATCCACATTAGACAAAACATCACTTGGTTCATCTCCCACATCTATGGCAATTTCCTTTTTTATATCATCATTAGAATCTTTAAGAATCACATGCTTTAATAAACTACAAAACCCTGCTATTATCAACACAAACAAAACGGGCTTAAAGTGAGCTTGTCTTTTCCCTTGCAGATACTCACGAATACTCTTACCGGGTTCGGTAAACATTTTTTTCAAAGTAAAAACAATCCCTCCATCTACATGAAAAATACCATGCAAAAACTCGTGCATTAGAAAATGAAAATCTATCCTGCCTACTGTTGATTTTTGACCACAATTAGGACAAAAATTTTGGTTCTCTTGCAAATGCTGATTACAATTTTTGCAATATTCAGAAGAATGATTGTGCATGATGTTAGTTTTTTATAAAATTAATTATTTTTTTCAATCTAAAAACAAAACCTCGAGATTATCCAATAACCTCGAGGTCCTTCCACTTTATTTTCTATGAATTATCTAACTAAATTAGGCCTAGACCATTTAATTTGTTTTTCTTCTGGTAAATCTTTTGGATCTAAATCCACCTCCACAGGCTGAGGAGCTGAAGCAAAAGGTTTTTTAGGCTTCAATCCTAGGATATCCATCAAAGCTTGGTCTGCACTTCTTTCGGGATTAGGAGTGGTCAGTAATTTATCGCCTGAAAAAATTGAATTGGCTCCTGCTAAAAAGCATAAAGCTTGGGCTTCATCACTCATTTCTGTCCTACCCGCAGAAAGCCTTACCTGAGTTTTCGGAAGAACAATTCTGGTGGTCGCAATCATCCTGATCATTTCCCATGAAGAGACTCTTTTCTGTTCTGCCAAAGGAGTTCCTTCCACAGGCACCAAAGCATTTATCGGTACCGATTCGGGTTTAGGATTCAATAAAGATAAAGTGTACAACATCCCTATACGATCTTCTGCAGTTTCGCCCATTCCGATGATTCCACCAGAGCAGATGGTAATTCCCGCATTTCTGGCGTTATCAATGGTTTTCAAACGATCTTCATACCCTCTGGTTGAGATAATTTCACCATAATATTCCTCAGAAGTATCCAAATTATGATTGTAGGCATACAAACCTGCAGCTGCAAGTCGCTTGGCTTGGTTTTCGGTAATCATCCCTAAAGTACAACAGACTTCCATGTCCATTCGATTCACGGTTTTTACCATTTCCAAAACTCTATCAAAATCCTTATTATTTCTCACATTTCTCCATGCCGCTCCCATACAAACTCTAGAACTTCCGGATTCCTTTGCTTGTATTGCTGCTTGTTTCACTTCTTCTACCGTTAGCATATCAGCAGCATTTACCTTGGTATGATATCTTGCAGCCTGCGGACAATAGGCACAATCTTCGGGGCAACCCCCCGTTTTTATAGAAACCAAAGTACTAATTTGTAACTCCTCAGGATTATGATGTTTTCTATGAACTTCCGATGCCCTATGTAAAAGGGTAATCAATGGAAGATGATAAATCTCTTCAATTTCTTGTTTGGTCATTGTTTTCGATGTTTTAAAATCTATTTGTTATTCTGCCACAGGTATCTAAATCCTAAACTAAACCATCTTCCAGGCATTGGCACCGCTCCTGATTCTCTATACTGAGCTTCAAAAATATTGGTAATATCGGAATAGACTACAAAATCTTTCCATTGATAATTCAAGCGAATATCAGTCACATTATATCCCTTGTTAAGCTCCCTCTTCATCCAACGGTTTTCCACCTGAACTGAAAAATCCTGAATGCTATACTGCAATCCTGCAATAAACTGGTGTTTTAGAGATTCTAAAACATATTTGGACTGGTTAGTATCATCTCCATAAATTTTAGGACTTAAAAAATTATAACTTAAGCGATACCCTAATCTTTGATTTTCTCCTAAACTAAAGCTATGTTGAACCCTAGCGTAAAACCCGTGAATTTTATTTTTTCCGAAATTTACTGGTGAATAAGGTACAGAAGCATCAGGTCTTATCCAATCGATAAAATCGGTAATATCTCTGAAGAAGTAGCCCGTTTGTGCAGAAAAGCCTCCTTTGGTATAATTGACATTTGCTTCATATTGCCAAGCATTTTCTGGCTGTACAAAAGGATTTCCGACATTTCCAGGTTTTTGATCTAAATACAAATCGGTAAAAGAAGGTATCCTTTGTCCAGAACCTACAGAAGCTGAAATTTTCCAATGTTGATCTACCATATATGCCATATCCAACCCTGGGTACATCTTCCAACCATAGTCGCTATTGTAATTAACGTAAGCGCCTAAATTTGCCATTAACTTATCGGTTAATTGAGTTTTAAATTCGGCATAAGCCCCATGGTTATCTCTTTCTCTGTCTCCAATATTAGAGCTATTAATTTTTTCCAAACGAGTTTCCCAACCCAATCCAAACTGGCCGATAGAAGTTTTCATATTTCCATTGAGCTCCATCATCAAGGCGTTGGTATAATGTCTGGAACGAGCTACTCCTAAATTATCTTTATAAAAACGATAGTCATCTTCATTGTAGCGGTCGCTAATTCTGGGGCTAATTGTTACATTTCCAAACTGATGTTTAGAAGAAATACTAAACATAGAAGTATTCACAATCTCTTCAGAATTTCTATCACTAGGAGCAGCATAAAAACCATTAGCTCCAAAGTGATTTTTGGTATATCCTGCTAAAGCTTGTATGCTATGATTTTCATTAAAGCGATAAGCCCCATTATAGAAAAACTTATGACCTTCTTGTGCAGAATTGTAACGCTGTCCATTGCTAGAAGTTTTCCCAGCAGAAAACAAATGGCTTTGCTTCTCGGTTCCTAAATTTCCGGTAACTTGTACGCCACCGCCAGTATAAATTCCGCTTCCGTCACCTTCTTCTTTAGATTTAAAAGACGACCCACCAAAAAGATCTACCGCAACAAAAGAGTTTTTAGTTTTTTTCGTTACAATATTAATGGCTCCAGTTAGCGCATTTATTCCGTACACTCTGGCCGCCGCACCTCTCAACACTTCAATATGGTCAATAGCATCCAAAGTAATAGGCAAATTCATCATATTGTGAGCCGTTTGGGAATCTATCATCTTCATTCCGTTCACCAAAACCAAAGTTTGCTCAAAAGAACCACCATCAATGCTGATGTCCGCCTGAGTTCCGAAAGGCCCTCTTTGCTTTACATCTACCCCACCTACGAAAGTCAACAGCTCGTTCAATGATTTTGCAGGAAGTTTTTTAATTTCTTCACTTGTAATTACCTGAACATCCCTAGCCGCTTGGCTAAACGGAATATCCATTCGGTTTCCTTGTAAAATAACTTCTTGTACATCTTTGGTATTTTCCTGGGCATTCATCCCAAAAGCTAAGCTCAACAGAGCAATTGTAAGAACTTTTCTCTTCATATTCAATCTTTTACTTTACATCTGAGAAGCCTTTCCGTTTCATTGAACTACAAAAGGCTTTATTAAAGTTGGCCACTATAATGCTATAGCTCCATACCAACTCCCCCAAATTCAGGGTGCAAAAATTGGATTATAAAACTTAACTTTGCTAGTCCAGTTTAAAGAATATGAGTAGTCCAGAAGAAATCCCCTTTTCCTCTTTTATAAAAATTGATAGAGACCATCATGATGCTATATACTTACAAATCGTGTATCAACTGATTAACGCCATCAAAAGAGGACAACTTTCCGAAGGTAATAAATTACCTGGTAGCAGGCTTCTTGCTCAGGAGTTAGGCGTCCACCGAAAAACCATTATTGCTGCTTTGGACGAACTAAGAGATCAGGACTGGATTGAAACAATCCCTAATATTGGGAGTTTTATTAAAAATCCAGAAAATAAAAACATTGCTAGAGCTAACATTCAGCTCTTTTCTGAACGGTATGGTGAAATTCCTATTTCCCAAAACTACATCTTAGATATACCTACAGAGGATGCTATTTGTCCCCTCCACTTTACCGATGGGCAGCCAGACTATCGCATTATCAAAAGTGAAGAATTGGCCAGGTTCTATTCAGGTGTACTTAGACGAAAACTTCTTAAACAGAAAAGCCTTTATCCTTCCTCTATTTTTTATGAACAACTTTGCAACTATCTTAACTCTACCCGCAATTTTCATTTAGAGAGGAAATATATTCTCAGCTCGGGAACTAGAGAAATCATCCTTAACATCCTTACCCAAATTATTGTAAAAAGAGGAGATTTGGTTTTGGTTTCAGAACTCAACTATTTCTTTGCCAATATGACTTTCCGACAATCTGGAGCCCATGTGCAAACCATCCCAACCATTGATGGAGAAATTAACCTACAATACATCCGAGAGCATTTCCGAAAAGGAGAAATTAGATTGTTGTACTTACAACCTAAATTTCAATATCCAAACACCCAAAGCTTGTCTTCCCGACAACGAAAAGAATTGCTATCACTAGCTCAAGAGTATGAATTTATCATTATAGAGGATGATACCGACCATGAATTTTCTTTTGAAAGAAATCAGAATTTTTCACTCTTCAAAGAAAATAAAAACTCTTGGGTTATCTATTTAGGATCTTTCGGAAGGTTTCTTATTCCTGGTTTCCAATCTTATTTTATGATTGGTGCAGAAAATCTGATTACAGAAGCTAAGAAATATCTAAACTTATTAGGAAATATAGATCTTTATAAAGAACAAGCTCTAGCCGAAATAATCTCCGAAGGAGATATCCACCGATACAGAAGAAAAGTTCAAAAAATATACAAAGAAAGACGTAATCTCTTTGCCCTCTTGCTACAAGAAGCTTTTCAAAAAGAAATTCACTTTCACATACCGAAAGGAGGTTTGGCTTTTTGGCTAGAATTTAACAGTGATATTTCCCTAGTACAATGGGCAGAAAATTGCCAAAAAAGAGGACTTTATATTCCTAAATTTTGCATGTACCAAGATAAAAAGCGTTGTGCTATGCGTTTAGGTTTCGCTCATCTTAACGAAGAGGAAATGCGCCAAGCTATTTCTATTTTCTCCGAAAGTTATTTTGAGATAAAAGGAAGATAAAACATCACATTAACGAGCTTCTTCAACTATTTTGATAGCCAGCCCCCCACTAGGCTTCAAAGGGAAACTTATTTTAGAGGTAGCTTTTATTCTTCTTTTATAAATCTTATAATCTATAACCGATTGGGTATAATCTGCCTTTTCTCCATCTTGATAGATTTCTGCCTGATAAACTTTTCCTTTTGGTAAAAAACTAAAATCTATTATAGCATTCCTAGATTTCTCATTCGTAATACTCCCCACAAACCATTCTGGTTTATTCTTTGTTTTTCTAGCTATGGTAATATATTCCCCAGGTTCTGCTTCCAAGATATAAGAATGGTCCCAGTCCAAAGCAACATCTTTAATAAACTGAAATGCATCTGCATATTTCATATAATTTTCTGGTAAATCAGCTGCCATCTGTAAAGGGCTATACATTACCACATACAACGCTAGTTGCTTTACCAGCGTGGTGCTCAACTTGGCTTTATTCTTCCCATACACCGATAAATCCCCTCGGAAAATCCCAGGAGTATAATCCATAGGCCCTCCTACCAATCGAGTAAAAGGCAGAATAGTTGTATGATTGGGAGGATTGCCATTAAAAGACTCAAATTCTGTCCCTCTTGCAGATTCTTGTGCTATCCAATTAGGGAAAGTCCTATGCAATCCTGTAGGTCTTGCCGCCTCATGAGAGTTGACCATAATTTTATAGTCGGCAGCCTTCTGTGCAACATAAGCATAGTGATTAACCATCCATTGGCTATCATGATATTCACTTCTTGGGATAATAGGTCCTACATAACCCGTTTTCACCAAAGGATAATCGTATTTATTCATTAAACTAAAAGCATCGTTTAAATTCCTCTCATAGTTTATTACTGAAGAGGTTGTCTCATGATGCATAATCATTTTCACCTTTTTCTTTTTTGCATATTCTGAAATTTCAGCAATATCAAAATCTGGATAAGCCTTGGTAAAACTATAAATCTCATCCTTACCATATGCCCAATTATCTTCCCATCCTTCATTCCATCCTTCTACCAAAACTCCATCAAAGCCATGCTCAGCTGCAAAGTCTATATATTTTTTTACATGGGCAGTATTGGCTCCGTGATGATGGTTAGGGCGTAATGTTCGGTAATCCGTAGTACCTATTATAACATCTTGCTGGTTGCTGTATGCCCATGTGGAGCCTCCTCCAGTAAAATATTCCCACCAAACACCAATATACTTCATGGGTTTTATCCATGAGGTGTCCTTAATCACAGAAGGTTCATTAAGATTCAAAATCAATTTAGATTTTAAAATATCTCGAGCATCATCACTCACAATTATCGTTCTCCACGGGCTGTGCTGTTGAGTCTGTAAAAAAGCTAATTCTCCATTCTTATTGGGGGCTAAGTCAGCCTCAAAACTAAATCTTTCATCATCCACTTTTAAGTGCATTGCTGGAAAATTGATTAAGGCTGCTTCATGGATATTCACATACAAACCTTGAGAAGTCTTCAGCATTAAAGGAGTTTGTACTGCCAAATCTTTAGAGGGTGCTTTAGCAGCCAATGGTTCTCTTCTTACTTCTTCTATTTTATGAGCTATTTGGGAAATTTTAGAAATAGTCGTAGGAAATTCATTCGTATCATAATCTGAAGGTAGCCAAAAAGCTTTTGCATTATCCCTTAACACAAATTCTGTAAATTCTTTATCAATCCTAAAATGCCTTAGTCCTTCTTGTATAGGAAATTCATACCTAAAACCTAATCCATCATCATATAATCGGAATCTAATATTCATCTTCCAACCTCTCTTAGATTGTAGTTCTACCAACATTTCTCGATATTGATTTTTGATGCTTTTCTCCTCTCCCATTACAGGTTCCCAAGATTTATCCACATCTGCATTACTAGTGTGGATAAGTGTGAAGTCCTTGGAAAAATCCATATTTCCACTAATCCAAAAACCTAGCTTACTCCTATCGATAACAGGATTCCCTTTGTATGATAATTGGTAAATAGGACGACCTGCTGAATCTAGTTCAAACAATAATTGTAATTGAGAATGGGGAGAATTAAGAGTCTGTCCGTAACAGAATTGTGCTATTAATAACAAGAAAAAAAGCTTCCACTTCATATATTAGATTTGCAAACGAATTTACAATATTTAATAATGATGAAAAAGCTTAAAGCAATCTACAAAAAAAGAGCCTCTTGTAAGGCTCTTTATAAAATATTAAAAACTGACTTCATTAGTCTCCTTTCCTCGCTGGAAAGTCATGGTTTTTTGTTTTCCTTTGTAAGCGATGTTTACCAAATTCATCTGA encodes:
- a CDS encoding TonB-dependent siderophore receptor codes for the protein MKRKVLTIALLSLAFGMNAQENTKDVQEVILQGNRMDIPFSQAARDVQVITSEEIKKLPAKSLNELLTFVGGVDVKQRGPFGTQADISIDGGSFEQTLVLVNGMKMIDSQTAHNMMNLPITLDAIDHIEVLRGAAARVYGINALTGAINIVTKKTKNSFVAVDLFGGSSFKSKEEGDGSGIYTGGGVQVTGNLGTEKQSHLFSAGKTSSNGQRYNSAQEGHKFFYNGAYRFNENHSIQALAGYTKNHFGANGFYAAPSDRNSEEIVNTSMFSISSKHQFGNVTISPRISDRYNEDDYRFYKDNLGVARSRHYTNALMMELNGNMKTSIGQFGLGWETRLEKINSSNIGDRERDNHGAYAEFKTQLTDKLMANLGAYVNYNSDYGWKMYPGLDMAYMVDQHWKISASVGSGQRIPSFTDLYLDQKPGNVGNPFVQPENAWQYEANVNYTKGGFSAQTGYFFRDITDFIDWIRPDASVPYSPVNFGKNKIHGFYARVQHSFSLGENQRLGYRLSYNFLSPKIYGDDTNQSKYVLESLKHQFIAGLQYSIQDFSVQVENRWMKRELNKGYNVTDIRLNYQWKDFVVYSDITNIFEAQYRESGAVPMPGRWFSLGFRYLWQNNK
- a CDS encoding PLP-dependent aminotransferase family protein, whose protein sequence is MSSPEEIPFSSFIKIDRDHHDAIYLQIVYQLINAIKRGQLSEGNKLPGSRLLAQELGVHRKTIIAALDELRDQDWIETIPNIGSFIKNPENKNIARANIQLFSERYGEIPISQNYILDIPTEDAICPLHFTDGQPDYRIIKSEELARFYSGVLRRKLLKQKSLYPSSIFYEQLCNYLNSTRNFHLERKYILSSGTREIILNILTQIIVKRGDLVLVSELNYFFANMTFRQSGAHVQTIPTIDGEINLQYIREHFRKGEIRLLYLQPKFQYPNTQSLSSRQRKELLSLAQEYEFIIIEDDTDHEFSFERNQNFSLFKENKNSWVIYLGSFGRFLIPGFQSYFMIGAENLITEAKKYLNLLGNIDLYKEQALAEIISEGDIHRYRRKVQKIYKERRNLFALLLQEAFQKEIHFHIPKGGLAFWLEFNSDISLVQWAENCQKRGLYIPKFCMYQDKKRCAMRLGFAHLNEEEMRQAISIFSESYFEIKGR
- a CDS encoding NAD(P)H-dependent oxidoreductase produces the protein MDYLEALRWRYSVKKFNGKKIADKTIENILESARLSASSLGLQPYKIILIESDEVLAKIIPSFYNPNQISTCSHVIVLATETQLNDEYVDGYFQSICECRNMNLDQLGPFRKSIDGFIEQMSKEKKQTWAEKQAYIALGNLLFACALEEVDSCPMEGFRKEMLDQLLNLPEQNLTATVLLTLGYRSKDDEFQHLQKVRRSTEKFYLKY
- the bioB gene encoding biotin synthase BioB, which translates into the protein MTKQEIEEIYHLPLITLLHRASEVHRKHHNPEELQISTLVSIKTGGCPEDCAYCPQAARYHTKVNAADMLTVEEVKQAAIQAKESGSSRVCMGAAWRNVRNNKDFDRVLEMVKTVNRMDMEVCCTLGMITENQAKRLAAAGLYAYNHNLDTSEEYYGEIISTRGYEDRLKTIDNARNAGITICSGGIIGMGETAEDRIGMLYTLSLLNPKPESVPINALVPVEGTPLAEQKRVSSWEMIRMIATTRIVLPKTQVRLSAGRTEMSDEAQALCFLAGANSIFSGDKLLTTPNPERSADQALMDILGLKPKKPFASAPQPVEVDLDPKDLPEEKQIKWSRPNLVR
- the nadB gene encoding L-aspartate oxidase, which encodes MIKTDVLVIGSGISGLSYAIKIAEQLPDTKITIVTKADQEESNTKYAQGGMAVVTDFEQDNFTKHIEDTIRAGDGVNDPEVVKLVVEKAPERFKEIVEWGANFDQKDGNFALGREGGHTENRIVHHKDITGWEIERALLETVSQNPNIEILPYHYVIDLITQHHLDKAHNEEEIECYGAYILDEVNKEIKKITAKITLVATGGAGHVYKNTSNPIIATGDGIAFVARAKGKVSNMQYIQFHPTVLYSKHDGMLFLISEAVRGDGAKLRTKKDQAFMHKYDEREELASRDIVARAIDNEMKILGDDYVGLDCRAMDQQKFKEHFPNIYEKCLKEGIDPFQQLIPVVPAAHYLCGGIEVDMNGQTSIHNLFAVGECTNSGLHGANRLASNSLLEGLVYGHEAAMKTVELLKENQFNFENLKSVPEWNDEGMTIMDEMVLVSYLRKQLQEMMSDLVGIVRSNSRLQLALKKHHEIQEVVTELYNYSIISPQLSELRNLVSVAELIITQSIAMKENKGAFFNKDLK
- the nadC gene encoding carboxylating nicotinate-nucleotide diphosphorylase; translated protein: MVRPQYITDTILDEFIKNALTEDLQAGDHSTLSTIPEGLQQSAKLLVKEDCILAGVELAEYIFHYFDPNLKVEIKIKDGEQAKVGDIALYVSGSARSILSTERLVLNCMQRMSGIATMTHEWDQRLVGTKTKLLDTRKTTPNFRICEKWAVAIGGGTNHRFGLYDMVMLKDNHIDYNGSITQAVKMAKEYLEEKNLPLKIEVETRTLEEVKEAVNTPGVDRIMLDNMDNETMAEAVAIINRRCETEASGGVTRDRLKEIAATGVDYISAGALTHSVKNIDLSLKAVKF
- a CDS encoding DUF3667 domain-containing protein, producing MHGIFHVDGGIVFTLKKMFTEPGKSIREYLQGKRQAHFKPVLFVLIIAGFCSLLKHVILKDSNDDIKKEIAIDVGDEPSDVLSNVDKEGLISYLNYIADWMTEHFPFVILSLVPIAALGLYLGFKKYKVNYAEWLVYSCFSAGQLLAIYFVILVFQSVFGISIYWIYVLICLAISIWTVFQFFEFKSPKILFFRFLLAVIYYCFFSGFIILLLTFFIAALGLWYYQK